One Rhizobium sp. NRK18 genomic window carries:
- a CDS encoding cold-shock protein yields MADRISSKGIPQLEDLAGEPVDLIEITGVVKWFDVAKGYGFIIPDNGMQDILLHVSCLRRDGYQTILEGTRIVALIQKRDRGFQAFRILSMDQSTAVHPSQLPPVKTHVQVTPTSGLERAIVKWFNRTKGFGFLTRGEGTEDIFIHMETLRRFGLTELRPGQVVLVRFGDGDKGLMAAEIHPDMPNPGSRAH; encoded by the coding sequence ATGGCTGACAGGATTTCATCCAAAGGGATACCGCAGCTTGAAGATCTTGCGGGCGAACCGGTAGACCTCATCGAAATCACCGGCGTCGTTAAATGGTTCGACGTCGCCAAGGGATACGGCTTCATCATCCCGGACAACGGCATGCAGGACATTCTCCTGCATGTGAGCTGCCTCAGACGGGACGGCTACCAGACGATCCTCGAAGGCACGCGCATCGTGGCGCTGATCCAGAAGCGCGACCGCGGCTTCCAGGCCTTCCGCATTCTCTCCATGGACCAGTCGACGGCGGTGCATCCTTCGCAGTTGCCGCCGGTCAAGACGCATGTGCAGGTCACGCCGACGAGCGGCCTCGAACGGGCGATCGTCAAGTGGTTCAACCGCACCAAGGGTTTCGGTTTCCTGACGCGCGGCGAGGGCACCGAGGACATCTTTATCCACATGGAGACGCTGCGCCGCTTCGGTCTCACCGAATTGCGTCCGGGCCAGGTGGTGCTGGTGCGCTTCGGCGACGGCGACAAGGGTCTGATGGCTGCCGAAATCCATCCGGACATGCCCAATCCGGGCAGCCGCGCGCACTGA
- a CDS encoding alpha/beta fold hydrolase encodes MAETLIATPDDVMIPVTLHCRDGVRLAGHEWPARTGANAGYVIINPATGVQARYYHRYARFLAESGFNVLTYDYRGIGLSRPKDLRGCGYRWREWGEQDFDAALRHVIGARADGPILVVGHSIGGFLPGLSQDAAAIDRMLTMGAQYAWWGDYAARRRLALFWKWHVVMPVATALLGYFPGKRFGWLDDLPAGVANEWSFRGPRFERSHPATEREAVLSRMAAVKAPILAVAMADDELGTLPAIRRTLAYYTSADRRIAHLSPADYGRRAIGHFNLFHDSHRDGFWTDTLAWLKDGRNPWPEKTVGFKRERRSLPHIYRGLRKYP; translated from the coding sequence ATGGCCGAAACGCTGATCGCTACCCCCGATGACGTGATGATTCCGGTGACGTTGCATTGCCGTGACGGCGTGCGGTTGGCGGGGCATGAATGGCCTGCCCGGACGGGCGCAAACGCCGGCTATGTCATCATCAATCCGGCCACCGGGGTCCAGGCGCGCTACTATCATCGCTATGCCCGGTTTCTGGCCGAAAGCGGCTTCAATGTCCTGACCTACGACTATCGCGGCATCGGCCTCTCCCGGCCGAAAGACCTGCGCGGCTGCGGCTATCGCTGGCGCGAATGGGGAGAACAGGATTTCGACGCCGCCTTGCGACATGTCATCGGCGCCAGAGCGGACGGACCGATCCTGGTCGTCGGCCACAGCATCGGCGGATTCCTGCCGGGCCTGTCGCAAGACGCCGCAGCCATCGACCGCATGCTGACCATGGGCGCGCAATACGCCTGGTGGGGCGACTATGCGGCGCGCCGGCGCCTCGCCTTGTTCTGGAAGTGGCATGTGGTGATGCCGGTTGCCACCGCACTCCTCGGCTACTTCCCGGGAAAGCGGTTCGGCTGGCTGGACGACCTGCCGGCCGGCGTTGCCAATGAATGGTCGTTCCGGGGCCCCCGATTCGAGCGCAGCCATCCGGCGACGGAGCGTGAGGCGGTACTGTCACGCATGGCAGCGGTGAAGGCTCCCATCCTTGCCGTCGCCATGGCCGATGACGAACTCGGCACCCTGCCCGCCATCCGCCGGACGCTCGCCTATTACACGTCTGCGGACCGCCGGATTGCCCACCTCTCGCCCGCCGACTACGGCCGCCGGGCGATCGGTCACTTCAACCTCTTCCACGACAGCCACAGGGACGGCTTCTGGACAGATACGCTGGCTTGGCTGAAGGACGGGCGCAATCCTTGGCCGGAGAAGACAGTGGGGTTTAAGAGGGAACGCAGGTCGCTGCCACACATATATAGAGGATTGAGAAAGTATCCTTAG
- a CDS encoding MacB family efflux pump subunit, producing MSDAIIRLKSVRREYPAGDQVLTVLNDVDLEIERGEMVAIVGPSGSGKSTLMNIIGLLDRPTSGSYQVSGKETSLLDPDERSALRREHFGFIFQRYHLLGELSAIGNVEVPAIYAGRARRDRLSRAGQLLDRLGMHERLDHRPGQLSGGQQQRVSIARALMNDGDVILADEPTGALDQASGDEVLKILDELNRDGRTVIIVTHDMNVARRANRIIEIADGVIIGDSRKAADAAAAETKRPQKAWASGARSAFGATLDRFREAFFMALLALKAHRLRTFLTMLGIIIGIASVVCVVALGEGSQRKVLENIASLGTNTLEVFPGSGFGDVRSGRVTTLVVSDADALAQLSYVAAVTPTVSTSSTVRFRSTVANALVNGVGAQYFSVKGSKLVDGRFFDQSDVNAMSQNAVIDEDTAKALFADSNVDPLGQVVFIGDVPCRIIGVMAADQSGFGGRNNLSIYLPYRSVQARFLGSMSLRSITVRVADNTDTSVAEKAVTDFMTARHGTKDFFILNTDDIRQTITSTTETLTLLVAAIAVISLIVGGIGVMNIMLVSVSERVGEIGVRMAVGARRYDILQQFLIEAVLVCLIGGALGIGTALGFGAVFNAVVPSFSLVFSTSSIVLAFACSCLIGVAFGFLPARNASRLDPVAALAR from the coding sequence ATGTCGGACGCAATCATCCGCCTCAAGAGCGTGCGTCGCGAATATCCGGCGGGCGATCAGGTTCTGACGGTCCTCAACGATGTCGATCTGGAGATCGAACGCGGTGAGATGGTCGCGATCGTCGGGCCTTCGGGCTCCGGCAAATCGACGCTGATGAACATCATCGGACTGCTCGACCGGCCGACGTCGGGCAGCTATCAGGTGTCCGGCAAGGAGACGAGCCTTCTCGACCCGGACGAGCGGTCCGCGCTACGGCGTGAACATTTCGGTTTCATCTTCCAGCGCTATCACCTTCTCGGCGAACTGTCGGCCATCGGCAATGTCGAGGTCCCGGCGATCTATGCCGGCCGGGCGCGGCGAGATCGGCTATCGCGGGCGGGTCAGCTTCTCGACCGCCTTGGCATGCACGAACGGCTCGATCATCGGCCGGGGCAGCTCTCCGGCGGACAGCAGCAGCGTGTCTCGATTGCCCGCGCGCTGATGAACGACGGCGACGTCATCCTGGCGGACGAACCGACCGGCGCGCTCGATCAGGCCAGCGGTGACGAGGTTCTGAAAATCCTCGACGAACTCAACCGCGATGGCCGGACGGTGATCATCGTCACGCATGACATGAATGTCGCCCGCCGCGCCAATCGCATCATCGAGATCGCCGACGGGGTCATCATCGGCGACAGCCGCAAGGCGGCGGATGCGGCTGCCGCGGAGACAAAACGGCCGCAGAAGGCCTGGGCAAGCGGCGCGCGCTCGGCGTTCGGCGCCACGCTGGACCGGTTCCGGGAGGCCTTCTTCATGGCGCTTCTGGCGCTGAAGGCGCATCGCCTGCGCACCTTCCTGACGATGCTTGGCATCATCATCGGCATCGCATCGGTCGTTTGCGTCGTGGCGCTCGGCGAGGGATCGCAGCGCAAGGTGCTGGAGAATATCGCCAGCCTCGGAACCAACACGCTGGAAGTCTTTCCAGGCTCCGGCTTCGGTGACGTGCGGTCCGGCCGGGTGACGACGCTGGTCGTCTCGGATGCGGATGCGCTGGCCCAGCTGTCCTATGTGGCGGCGGTGACCCCGACGGTGTCGACCAGCAGCACGGTGCGTTTTCGATCGACGGTCGCCAATGCGCTCGTCAACGGTGTGGGCGCCCAGTATTTCTCGGTCAAGGGATCCAAGCTCGTCGATGGCCGGTTCTTCGACCAGAGCGATGTCAATGCCATGTCGCAGAACGCCGTGATCGATGAGGACACCGCCAAGGCGCTTTTCGCCGACAGCAACGTCGATCCGTTGGGCCAAGTCGTGTTCATCGGCGACGTGCCCTGCCGGATCATCGGGGTGATGGCGGCAGACCAGAGCGGTTTCGGCGGGCGCAACAATCTCTCCATCTATCTGCCCTACAGGAGCGTGCAGGCGCGCTTCCTCGGCAGCATGTCGCTGCGCAGCATCACAGTCCGCGTCGCCGACAATACGGACACGAGCGTGGCCGAGAAGGCCGTCACCGATTTCATGACGGCCCGTCACGGAACCAAGGACTTTTTCATCCTCAATACCGACGACATTCGCCAGACGATCACATCGACGACCGAGACGCTGACGCTTCTGGTGGCGGCGATCGCCGTCATTTCGCTGATCGTCGGCGGGATCGGGGTGATGAACATCATGCTGGTGTCCGTTTCGGAGCGGGTCGGCGAAATCGGCGTGCGCATGGCGGTCGGCGCCCGGCGCTACGACATCCTGCAGCAGTTTTTGATCGAGGCCGTTCTCGTCTGCCTGATCGGCGGAGCCTTGGGCATAGGCACGGCGCTCGGCTTCGGCGCCGTGTTCAACGCCGTCGTACCAAGCTTCAGCCTGGTGTTTTCGACGTCGTCGATCGTGCTGGCCTTCGCCTGCTCCTGCCTGATCGGCGTCGCCTTTGGCTTCCTTCCGGCGCGTAACGCCTCGCGGCTCGATCCCGTCGCGGCCCTTGCCCGCTGA
- a CDS encoding DUF192 domain-containing protein: MRLLSRTLLHFSAVMALFSFVLVASNFTASAGGTRALKIARAGGGTVTFQVEIAATQAERERGLMERKTLDESAGMLFDFGTTRMVSMWMHDTPLPLDMLFIDKDGSIRTIAENTEPYSDTIIPSGEPVAYVLEINGGAAKRAGVTIGDKVLSGLR, encoded by the coding sequence ATGCGGCTCCTGTCCAGAACGCTTCTGCATTTCAGCGCCGTCATGGCGCTGTTTTCATTTGTGCTGGTCGCTTCGAACTTCACGGCCAGCGCCGGCGGCACGCGGGCGCTTAAGATTGCCCGCGCCGGCGGCGGTACGGTGACGTTCCAGGTCGAGATCGCCGCCACCCAGGCCGAGCGTGAAAGGGGCCTGATGGAACGCAAGACGCTCGACGAGAGCGCCGGCATGCTCTTCGATTTCGGCACGACGCGGATGGTCTCGATGTGGATGCACGACACGCCGCTGCCGCTCGACATGCTGTTTATCGACAAGGACGGCAGCATCCGGACCATTGCCGAGAACACCGAACCGTATTCCGACACGATCATTCCATCCGGTGAGCCGGTCGCCTACGTGCTGGAGATCAATGGCGGTGCGGCGAAGCGGGCAGGGGTCACCATCGGCGACAAGGTCTTGTCCGGTCTGCGCTGA
- a CDS encoding homoserine dehydrogenase: MADALKIGIAGLGTVGVALVRILQNRANQLAVTCGRPITITAVSARTRDRDRGIDISTYSWFDDPVTMAKDADIDVFVELMGGEGGSAHASVEAALARGLHVVTANKALLARHGVALARLAEEQGALLNFEAAVAGGIPVIKALRESLTGNNISRIYGIMNGTCNYILTRMEKEGLSFEACLAEAQRLGYAEAEPAFDIEGNDTAHKLAILTTLAFGTEIAADEIYLEGITNITIEDINAAADLGYRIKLLGVAQKTETGIEQRVHPTMVPRDSVIAQVDGVTNAVALEADILGELLMVGPGAGGDATASAVLGDIADIAKSQPGAQTVPSLGRPAALLSPYKRAEMRSHEGGYFIRLTVEDRTGVFASIATRMAENRISLESIVQHSKEPVNSAGDKTIILVTHATMEESVRQAVAAIQKEGYLRGEPQVIRIERP, from the coding sequence ATGGCAGATGCCCTGAAGATCGGCATTGCGGGCCTCGGCACCGTCGGTGTCGCGCTTGTCCGAATCCTCCAAAACCGTGCCAACCAGCTTGCCGTAACCTGTGGTCGTCCGATCACGATCACGGCAGTCTCGGCCCGCACGCGCGACAGGGACCGCGGCATCGACATTTCGACGTACAGCTGGTTCGACGACCCGGTCACGATGGCAAAGGACGCCGATATCGACGTCTTCGTCGAGCTGATGGGCGGCGAGGGCGGTTCGGCCCATGCCTCCGTCGAGGCCGCACTTGCGCGGGGTCTCCACGTGGTGACAGCCAACAAGGCACTGCTGGCCCGCCATGGCGTGGCGCTGGCAAGACTCGCTGAAGAGCAGGGTGCGCTTCTCAATTTCGAGGCCGCCGTCGCCGGTGGCATTCCGGTCATCAAGGCGCTGCGCGAATCGCTGACCGGCAACAACATCTCCCGCATCTACGGGATCATGAACGGCACCTGCAATTACATCCTGACCCGGATGGAGAAGGAAGGCCTGTCGTTCGAAGCCTGCCTCGCCGAGGCCCAGCGTCTCGGCTATGCCGAAGCCGAACCGGCGTTCGACATCGAAGGCAACGACACGGCGCACAAGCTGGCGATCCTGACGACGCTCGCCTTCGGCACCGAGATTGCCGCAGACGAGATCTATCTCGAAGGCATCACCAACATCACCATCGAGGACATCAATGCGGCGGCCGATCTCGGTTACCGGATCAAGCTTCTCGGTGTGGCGCAGAAGACGGAGACGGGCATCGAACAGCGCGTCCACCCGACCATGGTTCCGCGCGATTCGGTGATTGCCCAGGTCGATGGCGTGACCAATGCCGTGGCACTTGAAGCCGACATTCTCGGCGAACTGCTGATGGTCGGCCCCGGTGCCGGCGGCGATGCGACGGCCTCGGCCGTGCTCGGCGACATCGCCGACATTGCCAAGAGCCAGCCCGGAGCACAGACCGTGCCGTCGCTCGGCCGGCCGGCCGCGCTGCTTTCGCCTTACAAGCGGGCGGAGATGCGCAGCCATGAGGGCGGCTATTTCATCCGTCTGACGGTCGAGGATCGCACCGGCGTCTTCGCCTCGATCGCCACGCGCATGGCCGAGAACCGGATTTCGCTCGAATCGATCGTCCAGCACTCCAAGGAACCGGTCAATTCGGCCGGCGACAAGACGATCATCCTGGTGACGCACGCGACGATGGAAGAGTCTGTCCGTCAGGCGGTCGCGGCGATCCAGAAGGAAGGCTACCTGCGCGGCGAACCGCAGGTCATCCGCATCGAGCGTCCCTGA
- a CDS encoding VOC family protein, whose product MRYLHTMVRVKDVDASMRFYCELFGLEEVRRIENEKGRFTLIFLAAPGDVPAAKENKAPCLELTYNWDPEDYTGGRNFGHLAYEVDNIYDFCQKLMDNGVTINRPPRDGHMAFVRSPDGISIEILQKTEALPSQEPWASMPNTGSW is encoded by the coding sequence ATGCGCTATCTGCACACAATGGTCCGGGTCAAGGATGTCGACGCATCAATGCGTTTCTACTGCGAGCTGTTCGGGCTCGAGGAAGTCCGCCGGATCGAAAACGAAAAGGGCCGTTTCACGCTGATTTTCCTCGCCGCGCCGGGTGACGTGCCCGCCGCCAAGGAAAACAAGGCGCCTTGCCTGGAGCTCACCTACAACTGGGATCCGGAAGACTACACCGGCGGCCGCAATTTCGGTCACCTCGCCTATGAGGTCGATAACATCTATGACTTCTGCCAGAAGCTGATGGACAATGGCGTGACGATCAATCGCCCGCCGCGCGACGGCCACATGGCGTTCGTCCGCTCGCCGGACGGCATTTCGATCGAGATCCTGCAGAAGACGGAAGCCCTGCCTTCCCAGGAACCCTGGGCTTCCATGCCGAACACCGGCAGCTGGTAA
- a CDS encoding D-Ala-D-Ala carboxypeptidase family metallohydrolase has product MRPNPVSIPTRRPLLGGLAILMSIAPLSACTTSGKTDVDSVLSQAADADAAETGSSADVTKNAENAARLQTPNLAGTEAATDTLQTASVPAAAPDRAPSFQEVVMQPTAINASAMSIFANARPGAQPVQAASYAPETGTRSFFAQVYSMPEHAYASSPGLYQSLQIESPKETHPELSTRLAVDEDSEEDDKPRGLARLVSLSGMTRIAANGLAIQTPDIDVSCFKPELMGMIHDIENHFGKKVLVTSGYRDKERNRRVGGVEGSLHTHCDAADIQVKGVSNWDLATYARALPNRGGVGTYCHTKSIHIDTGRPRDWNWTCDVASRK; this is encoded by the coding sequence GTGCGGCCGAATCCAGTTTCCATTCCGACCCGTCGCCCTCTGCTTGGCGGCCTGGCGATCCTGATGTCGATTGCGCCCTTGAGCGCCTGCACGACATCCGGCAAGACTGACGTCGATTCGGTGCTGTCGCAGGCCGCAGACGCCGACGCGGCCGAGACGGGCAGCAGCGCCGACGTCACCAAAAACGCCGAGAATGCCGCTCGGCTGCAGACGCCGAATCTGGCCGGGACAGAGGCCGCAACCGACACGCTCCAGACAGCGTCCGTACCGGCTGCGGCCCCCGATCGGGCGCCGTCGTTCCAGGAGGTGGTCATGCAGCCGACCGCGATCAACGCCTCCGCCATGAGCATATTCGCCAACGCACGACCGGGCGCGCAGCCGGTGCAGGCGGCCTCCTATGCGCCCGAAACCGGCACCCGATCCTTCTTCGCTCAGGTCTACTCCATGCCGGAGCATGCCTATGCCAGCTCTCCCGGCCTCTATCAGAGCCTGCAGATCGAATCGCCGAAGGAAACCCATCCGGAACTCTCGACCCGCCTGGCGGTCGATGAGGATTCGGAGGAGGACGACAAGCCGCGCGGCCTCGCCCGCCTGGTTTCGCTGTCCGGCATGACGCGGATCGCCGCCAACGGCCTGGCCATCCAGACGCCGGATATCGATGTCTCCTGTTTCAAGCCGGAATTGATGGGCATGATCCACGACATCGAAAACCATTTCGGCAAGAAAGTGCTGGTGACCTCCGGCTATCGCGACAAGGAAAGGAATCGCCGCGTCGGCGGTGTCGAAGGCTCGCTGCATACCCATTGCGACGCCGCCGACATTCAGGTGAAGGGCGTGTCAAACTGGGATCTCGCCACATATGCCCGCGCCCTGCCCAATCGCGGTGGCGTCGGCACCTATTGCCACACCAAGTCCATTCACATCGACACCGGACGGCCGCGGGACTGGAACTGGACCTGCGACGTCGCTTCGCGAAAGTAG
- the recJ gene encoding single-stranded-DNA-specific exonuclease RecJ has product MNEPADPVQRAFLNVEKSASGQRWVSRLDQAAQNRALAIAQVHGIPELIARVLAGRGVGIDEAPAFLDPTIRNLMPDPSTLTDCNKAAERIVDAIQRGEHVAIFGDYDVDGAASSALLYRFLTHFGVKAHIYIPDRIFEGYGPNPQAINQLIDEGAQLIVTVDCGSTSQASLEAAAKRGIDVVVIDHHQVNHDLPVCHALVNPNREDDLSGQGHLCAAGVVFLVLVACMRLLRERGDKRIGSFDLLALLDLVALATVCDVVPLKGLNRAYVVKGMLAARLMSNPGLAALFRKAGVNGPVTPYHLGFLIGPRINAGGRIGDAALGSRLLTLDDPIAAEEVAGELDELNRERQAMEAVMLEEAEAEALAEYGDGSAASVIITARDNWHPGIVGLLSSRLKDRFHRPAFAIAFDPSGKGTGSGRSIAGFDLGRMVRAAVDEGLLVKGGGHAMAAGLTVERSNLGKLRQFFDERAQKVVPTLTDNRTLKVDGALSASGATLELVDRLETGGPYGSGHPQPIFALPSHRITDVRVVGTNHVKISAAAADGSRIDGIAFRAAETPLGQFLLNGRGTQMHLAGSLSADQWQGSRRVQMRVVDAARPL; this is encoded by the coding sequence ATGAACGAACCCGCCGATCCCGTGCAACGGGCCTTTCTCAACGTCGAAAAGTCGGCCAGCGGCCAGCGCTGGGTCTCCCGCCTTGACCAGGCGGCGCAGAACCGCGCGCTGGCGATCGCGCAGGTGCACGGTATCCCGGAACTGATCGCCCGGGTGCTGGCGGGACGGGGTGTCGGGATCGACGAGGCGCCGGCCTTTCTCGATCCGACCATTCGCAACCTGATGCCCGACCCTTCGACGTTGACCGACTGCAACAAGGCGGCCGAACGCATCGTCGACGCGATCCAGCGCGGCGAACATGTGGCGATCTTCGGGGACTACGACGTCGACGGTGCGGCCTCGTCGGCGCTGCTCTACCGGTTCCTGACCCATTTCGGCGTCAAGGCGCATATCTATATTCCCGACCGTATCTTCGAAGGCTACGGCCCCAACCCGCAGGCGATCAACCAGCTGATCGACGAGGGCGCCCAACTCATCGTCACCGTCGATTGCGGCTCGACGAGCCAGGCATCCTTGGAAGCAGCCGCCAAGCGCGGCATCGACGTCGTCGTCATCGATCACCACCAGGTCAATCACGACCTGCCGGTCTGCCATGCGCTGGTCAATCCGAACCGGGAGGACGACCTCTCGGGGCAGGGGCATCTCTGCGCGGCAGGCGTCGTCTTCCTCGTCCTCGTCGCCTGCATGCGGCTCCTGCGCGAGCGCGGTGACAAGCGGATCGGCAGCTTCGACCTTCTCGCCTTGCTCGACCTCGTGGCGCTCGCCACGGTCTGCGATGTCGTGCCGCTGAAGGGGCTCAATCGCGCCTATGTGGTCAAGGGCATGCTGGCCGCCCGGCTGATGTCCAACCCCGGGCTGGCCGCGCTGTTTCGCAAGGCGGGCGTCAATGGTCCCGTGACGCCCTATCATCTCGGCTTCCTGATCGGCCCGCGGATCAATGCCGGCGGACGCATCGGCGACGCCGCGCTCGGCAGCCGGCTTCTGACGCTCGACGATCCGATTGCCGCGGAAGAGGTTGCGGGCGAGCTCGATGAACTCAATCGCGAGCGTCAGGCCATGGAGGCGGTGATGCTGGAGGAGGCGGAGGCGGAAGCGCTGGCAGAATACGGCGACGGCTCCGCCGCATCGGTGATCATCACGGCGCGCGACAACTGGCATCCGGGTATAGTCGGCCTACTGTCGTCGCGGCTGAAGGACCGTTTCCACCGGCCGGCTTTCGCTATCGCCTTCGATCCGTCCGGGAAGGGAACCGGCTCCGGACGTTCTATTGCCGGCTTCGATCTCGGTCGCATGGTGCGCGCCGCGGTCGACGAGGGCCTGCTCGTCAAGGGCGGAGGCCATGCGATGGCGGCGGGATTGACGGTGGAACGAAGCAATCTCGGCAAGCTCCGCCAGTTCTTCGACGAGCGCGCGCAAAAGGTCGTCCCGACACTGACCGACAACCGCACCCTCAAGGTGGACGGCGCGCTCTCTGCATCCGGTGCGACGCTGGAACTTGTGGACCGGCTCGAGACCGGCGGTCCCTATGGATCGGGTCATCCGCAGCCGATTTTCGCGCTTCCGTCCCACCGCATCACCGATGTCCGGGTCGTCGGCACGAACCATGTGAAGATCAGCGCTGCGGCCGCCGACGGCAGCCGGATCGACGGTATTGCCTTCCGCGCGGCTGAGACGCCGCTCGGGCAGTTCCTGCTGAACGGTCGGGGAACGCAGATGCATCTCGCCGGCTCGCTGTCGGCCGATCAATGGCAGGGATCGCGACGCGTGCAGATGCGTGTCGTCGATGCGGCGCGGCCGCTCTGA
- a CDS encoding efflux RND transporter periplasmic adaptor subunit, translated as MKTSHFIFAGLGLLAVIGGGYWVNSRYFGAETPRYIAADVHKGTISQTVLATGIIKPKQLVAVGAQVSGRITSVKVAPGDDVKKGDLIAEIDSATQENNLKTSQAQLDYAKAQRNEKAADLRSAELTLARQQSIYTQKAGSQADLETAQANLEAAKAQVAAIDAQIVESQVAVDTAKVNIGYTRISAPIDGTVLAVVNQEGRTVNASQSAPTIVILGDLSTMTVRAEISEADIVNVEPGQKVYFNILGEPDQEHEATLASIEPAPESITSDSAVTTSSSSSSSSSSSTSAVYYIGVFDIDNKDRKFRTYMTAEVKVVLAEAKDVLVIPSSALGTAGKDGKYSVQVVGKDGTLERRQIETGLNNKTLVEVKSGLTEGERVVIGEGTGASGSSSTRRGPPGPMGL; from the coding sequence ATGAAGACATCCCATTTCATCTTCGCCGGTCTCGGCCTCCTTGCTGTCATCGGCGGCGGTTACTGGGTCAACAGCCGCTATTTTGGTGCAGAAACGCCGCGCTACATTGCTGCCGACGTCCACAAGGGCACGATCTCGCAAACCGTTCTGGCGACCGGCATCATCAAGCCGAAACAGCTGGTTGCTGTCGGCGCGCAGGTTTCCGGCCGCATCACATCCGTCAAGGTCGCTCCCGGCGACGACGTCAAGAAGGGTGACCTGATTGCCGAGATCGATTCCGCGACGCAGGAAAACAACCTGAAGACCAGCCAGGCGCAGCTCGACTACGCCAAGGCCCAGCGAAACGAAAAGGCGGCGGATCTTCGCAGCGCGGAACTGACGCTCGCGCGCCAGCAATCGATCTACACTCAAAAGGCCGGCTCGCAGGCGGATCTCGAAACGGCCCAGGCCAATTTGGAGGCCGCCAAGGCGCAGGTCGCGGCCATTGATGCGCAGATCGTCGAGTCCCAGGTTGCCGTCGATACCGCCAAGGTCAATATCGGCTACACACGCATTTCCGCGCCGATCGACGGAACGGTTCTTGCCGTCGTCAATCAGGAGGGGCGCACCGTCAACGCGTCTCAATCCGCGCCGACGATCGTCATCCTGGGCGATCTCAGCACGATGACCGTCAGAGCGGAGATTTCGGAGGCTGACATCGTCAATGTCGAGCCCGGACAGAAGGTCTACTTCAACATTCTCGGAGAGCCTGACCAGGAACACGAGGCGACGCTGGCCTCGATCGAACCTGCACCGGAATCGATCACCAGCGACAGTGCCGTCACGACGTCCTCGAGTTCCAGTTCGTCGTCCTCATCCTCCACATCGGCGGTCTACTACATCGGTGTGTTCGACATCGACAACAAGGACCGCAAGTTCCGCACCTACATGACGGCGGAGGTCAAGGTTGTCCTTGCCGAGGCGAAAGACGTGCTGGTGATCCCGTCCTCCGCGCTCGGTACGGCCGGGAAGGACGGCAAGTACAGCGTGCAGGTGGTTGGCAAGGACGGCACTCTCGAACGACGGCAGATCGAGACGGGGCTCAACAACAAGACGCTCGTCGAAGTGAAATCCGGACTGACCGAAGGCGAACGCGTCGTCATCGGCGAGGGGACGGGCGCGTCGGGATCGTCGTCGACGCGGCGTGGTCCACCGGGACCGATGGGGCTCTGA